The following are encoded together in the Methylomonas methanica MC09 genome:
- a CDS encoding GatB/YqeY domain-containing protein, whose product MELLKERIKEDMKASMKSGDKARLGVIRMILAAIKQIEVDERVELGDDRVLVVLDKMLKQRRESIKQFRDANRIDLAEIEEAEVQVIQDFLPQALTEVEIDVMVAKAIAEVGATSIKDMGAVMAILKPQMQGRADMAVVSGRIKAGFSA is encoded by the coding sequence ATGGAGTTGTTAAAAGAACGTATCAAGGAGGATATGAAAGCCTCAATGAAGAGTGGCGACAAGGCTAGATTGGGCGTGATTCGCATGATACTGGCTGCCATTAAGCAAATTGAGGTTGATGAACGCGTTGAGTTGGGTGACGATCGGGTGCTGGTTGTACTCGATAAAATGCTAAAGCAGCGACGTGAGTCTATAAAACAGTTTCGTGATGCCAATCGTATCGATTTGGCGGAAATAGAAGAAGCTGAAGTTCAGGTAATTCAGGATTTCCTGCCGCAAGCCTTAACTGAAGTGGAGATCGATGTCATGGTGGCGAAAGCTATTGCCGAAGTTGGAGCGACATCGATCAAGGATATGGGGGCGGTTATGGCTATCTTGAAGCCGCAAATGCAAGGCCGTGCCGACATGGCTGTTGTCAGCGGAAGAATCAAGGCTGGCTTTTCAGCGTAA
- the rpoD gene encoding RNA polymerase sigma factor RpoD → MNQEQQQSQLKQLIAKGKAQGYLTYAEVNDHLPSDIIDPEQIDDIIGMINDMGIQVYEVAPDDDDSLITADTVVSADDDEEVAEVAALASVDSEFGRTTDPVRLYMREMGSVELLTREQELKIAKRIEEGQRQVVAAVARSGFIVDSFIETFSGVADEESSTRLGDLVQGFVDYSDVDEVEVDEVEIEAPADDADDEEVKVIDYSEVKEKVDLLKKSLKTAMAAVKKHGYGHDKSEKAFDALSEIFSQFKWTPQYLKRMTSVADELIAAIREQERQVMDACVKRTKMPRRDFINAFTENEAQLNWLDQFIQDNPKYADALNSNREKIQSAQQKLADIEAQHGLSIANLKQICRNISLGEAKARRAKKEMIEANLRLVISIAKKYTNRGLQFLDLIQEGNIGLMKAVDKFEYRRGYKFSTYATWWIRQAITRSIADQARTIRIPVHMIETINKLNRVSRQILQEMGREATPEELAERMEMPEDKIRKVLKIAKEPISMETPIGDDEDSHLGDFIEDSKMLSPVESATIAGLRESTQNVLAGLTAREAKVLRMRFGINMNTDHTLEEVGKQFDVTRERIRQIEAKALRKLRHPSRSEQLRCFLDGE, encoded by the coding sequence ATGAATCAAGAACAACAGCAATCCCAACTGAAACAGCTGATAGCAAAAGGCAAGGCACAGGGCTATTTAACCTATGCAGAGGTTAACGACCATTTGCCTAGCGACATCATCGACCCCGAGCAGATCGACGATATTATCGGCATGATCAACGATATGGGTATTCAGGTGTACGAGGTTGCGCCCGACGACGACGATTCCCTGATTACTGCCGATACGGTTGTTTCCGCCGACGACGACGAAGAAGTGGCTGAAGTAGCCGCGTTAGCTTCGGTCGATAGCGAATTTGGCCGCACCACCGATCCGGTGCGGTTGTATATGCGAGAGATGGGTTCCGTCGAGTTGCTGACGCGCGAGCAAGAGCTAAAAATTGCCAAACGCATTGAGGAAGGTCAGCGGCAAGTGGTGGCGGCCGTTGCTCGCTCCGGATTTATCGTGGATTCGTTTATCGAAACTTTTTCCGGTGTGGCCGATGAAGAGTCGAGCACCCGTTTGGGCGATTTGGTGCAAGGTTTTGTCGATTATAGCGATGTCGATGAAGTGGAAGTTGATGAAGTTGAAATAGAAGCGCCGGCGGATGATGCCGATGACGAAGAAGTTAAGGTTATCGATTACAGCGAAGTTAAAGAAAAAGTCGACTTGTTGAAAAAGTCTTTAAAGACTGCCATGGCGGCCGTGAAAAAACACGGTTACGGCCATGATAAGTCCGAGAAAGCTTTCGATGCGTTGAGCGAGATTTTTTCCCAGTTTAAATGGACGCCGCAGTATCTCAAAAGAATGACCTCTGTTGCCGACGAACTGATTGCGGCAATCCGCGAGCAAGAGCGGCAAGTGATGGATGCTTGCGTTAAAAGAACCAAAATGCCGCGCCGGGATTTTATTAACGCCTTCACCGAAAATGAAGCGCAATTAAACTGGCTGGATCAGTTTATTCAGGATAATCCTAAATATGCCGATGCGCTGAATAGCAACAGGGAAAAAATTCAATCTGCCCAGCAGAAGTTAGCCGACATCGAAGCGCAGCATGGGTTGAGTATCGCCAATTTAAAGCAAATTTGCCGCAACATTTCATTGGGGGAAGCCAAGGCTAGGCGCGCCAAGAAAGAAATGATAGAGGCGAACCTGCGTTTGGTGATATCCATCGCCAAGAAATACACCAATCGAGGTTTGCAGTTCCTGGATTTGATTCAGGAAGGTAATATCGGCTTGATGAAGGCCGTGGATAAATTCGAATATCGCCGGGGGTATAAATTTTCAACTTATGCAACGTGGTGGATTCGTCAGGCCATTACCCGTTCAATTGCGGATCAGGCCAGAACCATCCGGATTCCGGTGCATATGATCGAAACCATCAACAAGCTCAATCGCGTCTCCAGGCAGATTTTGCAGGAGATGGGTCGGGAAGCGACGCCGGAAGAATTGGCCGAGCGCATGGAGATGCCTGAGGATAAAATCCGCAAGGTGTTGAAAATCGCCAAAGAGCCGATTTCCATGGAAACGCCGATCGGCGACGATGAAGACTCGCATTTGGGGGATTTTATCGAAGATTCCAAGATGCTATCGCCGGTGGAATCTGCTACAATCGCCGGCCTTCGCGAGTCGACACAAAATGTGTTGGCGGGTTTGACTGCCCGAGAAGCGAAAGTGTTGCGGATGCGTTTTGGTATCAACATGAATACCGACCATACTCTTGAAGAGGTGGGTAAGCAATTTGACGTTACCCGGGAAAGGATTCGTCAGATCGAGGCCAAAGCGCTTAGAAAGTTACGCCATCCATCAAGGTCGGAGCAATTACGCTGCTTCTTGGACGGCGAATAA
- the metK gene encoding methionine adenosyltransferase → MNNNYLFTSESVSEGHPDKVADQISDAIVDALLAQDPRSRVACETLVKTGMVILAGEITTDAWVDTEELVRKVVCEIGYDHGDIGFDGNSCAVLNAIGKQSADIAMGVDESDNHEQGAGDQGLMFGYASNETDVFMPAPITYAHRLVERQAQLRKNKTLPWLRPDAKSQVTFRYENNKPVAIDAVVLSTQHAPEVGGKLLEEAVMDEIILPTLPPEWLHKDTKYFINPTGQFIIGGPVGDCGLTGRKIIVDTYGGMARHGGGAFSGKDPSKVDRSAAYMARYVAKNIVAAGLAERCEIQVSYAIGVAEPTSITVETFGTGKVEEARLVEIVREHFDLRPKGLIAQLGLLKPIYRPTAAYGHFGRNEASFSWERTDKAEALKDAAGI, encoded by the coding sequence GTGAATAACAACTATCTTTTTACCTCTGAATCCGTATCCGAAGGCCATCCCGATAAAGTGGCCGACCAAATTTCCGATGCGATAGTCGACGCATTGTTGGCGCAAGATCCGCGTTCCAGAGTGGCGTGCGAAACCTTGGTAAAAACCGGTATGGTGATCCTGGCCGGCGAAATTACCACCGATGCGTGGGTGGATACCGAAGAGCTGGTCAGAAAAGTGGTTTGCGAAATCGGTTACGACCACGGCGACATTGGGTTCGATGGTAACAGTTGTGCGGTATTGAACGCGATAGGCAAACAATCCGCGGATATCGCCATGGGTGTTGACGAATCCGACAATCACGAACAAGGCGCGGGCGACCAAGGTTTGATGTTCGGCTATGCCAGCAACGAAACCGACGTGTTCATGCCGGCTCCGATTACCTATGCTCACAGACTTGTGGAAAGACAGGCTCAGCTGAGAAAGAACAAAACCTTGCCTTGGTTGCGTCCGGATGCCAAAAGTCAGGTGACATTCCGCTACGAAAACAACAAGCCTGTGGCAATCGATGCCGTGGTATTGTCGACTCAGCATGCGCCGGAAGTTGGCGGCAAACTGCTGGAAGAAGCGGTTATGGATGAAATTATCCTGCCGACCCTGCCTCCGGAATGGCTGCATAAAGACACCAAATATTTCATCAACCCGACCGGCCAGTTTATTATCGGCGGTCCGGTGGGCGACTGCGGCTTGACCGGCCGTAAAATTATCGTCGATACCTACGGCGGCATGGCCAGACACGGCGGAGGCGCATTCTCCGGTAAGGATCCGTCCAAAGTGGACAGATCAGCAGCCTATATGGCGCGCTATGTGGCCAAAAACATCGTCGCCGCCGGTTTGGCAGAACGTTGCGAGATACAAGTGTCCTATGCGATTGGTGTGGCCGAGCCGACGTCCATCACTGTTGAAACGTTTGGTACCGGCAAAGTCGAAGAAGCGCGTTTGGTCGAAATCGTCCGCGAGCATTTCGATTTAAGACCGAAAGGTTTGATTGCGCAATTGGGCCTGTTGAAACCGATTTACCGCCCAACAGCGGCCTACGGACATTTCGGACGTAACGAAGCCAGCTTTAGTTGGGAAAGAACAGATAAAGCCGAAGCGTTAAAAGACGCCGCCGGCATTTAA
- the dnaG gene encoding DNA primase, protein MSGRIPKQFIDDLLVRVDIVDLIDSHVQLKKAGSNYVARCPFHNEKTPSFSVSRNRQMYHCFGCGVSGNAISFLMDYSHLGFVEAVEDLAAFVGVDVQREEGGDYSVSDKEDVSRVYAVLEQVAAFYSQQLRGEEGVKAVDYLKARHVSGDVARDFGLGFAPQAWDGLLGRFDRQSLIDAGMLVERDDGKVYDRFRGRLMFPIRDKRKRVVGFGGRVLDESLPKYLNSPETLVFSKSKELYGLSELLEKNSRPGRILVVEGYMDVIALAQYGLTNAVAALGTATSKAQIDLLFRFATELVLCFDGDNAGRQAAWKAAEAALPALKDGRQIKIMLLPQGQDPDSLVRLEGVAGFQSRMNDATMLSDYFFEAVVGQLDLSSIEGRSQLMAAAKPQLEKIPSGFFRDMMWRRLGEMTASRLVDVPENTATLRPLGERGAGKFNQKRPSLARRVLALLIQHPNLQQVAVRRELSLDGLQYAGQELMDDVLRKIALEKPENGAILLEAYRGSSYEKMVTALAGMELNVPEGGEEAEFSGALTQLRRQARQEKLGELLAKEGRDGLTIEEKQVLRTLLKETL, encoded by the coding sequence ATGTCCGGCAGAATTCCTAAGCAGTTCATCGATGATTTATTGGTGCGGGTCGATATAGTTGATCTGATCGATTCGCACGTGCAGCTCAAAAAAGCCGGCAGCAACTATGTTGCCCGTTGCCCGTTTCATAACGAAAAAACCCCTAGCTTTTCCGTCAGCCGTAACCGGCAGATGTATCACTGTTTCGGTTGTGGCGTCAGTGGCAATGCCATTAGTTTTCTAATGGATTATAGTCATTTGGGGTTTGTGGAGGCGGTGGAGGATTTAGCTGCCTTTGTCGGCGTCGACGTGCAAAGGGAGGAGGGGGGTGATTATTCTGTCTCAGATAAGGAAGACGTCTCCAGGGTTTATGCCGTGCTTGAGCAGGTTGCGGCTTTCTATTCTCAACAGTTGCGCGGCGAAGAAGGGGTAAAGGCTGTCGATTATCTTAAGGCTCGGCATGTTAGTGGTGATGTTGCTCGGGATTTCGGTCTGGGCTTCGCGCCTCAAGCTTGGGATGGTTTGCTGGGGCGTTTTGATCGGCAATCTTTGATCGATGCGGGCATGCTGGTGGAGCGGGACGACGGCAAGGTTTACGATCGTTTTCGCGGACGACTAATGTTTCCTATTCGCGATAAGCGTAAGCGTGTGGTGGGCTTCGGCGGGCGAGTACTGGACGAAAGTTTGCCAAAATACCTTAATTCGCCTGAAACCCTGGTTTTTTCTAAAAGTAAAGAGCTTTACGGTCTGAGTGAGTTGCTGGAAAAAAACAGCCGCCCCGGGCGTATTCTAGTTGTTGAAGGCTATATGGATGTCATTGCGCTAGCGCAATATGGGCTTACCAATGCAGTGGCTGCCTTGGGTACTGCGACTTCCAAAGCTCAGATTGATTTGCTGTTTCGGTTTGCCACGGAGCTGGTGCTTTGTTTTGACGGCGACAACGCCGGACGGCAGGCAGCATGGAAGGCGGCGGAGGCGGCGCTGCCGGCGCTGAAAGACGGGCGGCAAATCAAGATTATGCTATTGCCTCAAGGACAGGATCCTGACTCTCTTGTCAGGCTGGAGGGAGTGGCTGGGTTTCAGTCAAGAATGAATGACGCGACGATGTTGTCGGATTATTTTTTTGAGGCTGTAGTTGGGCAGCTGGATTTGTCCAGCATTGAAGGGCGGTCGCAATTAATGGCTGCAGCTAAGCCGCAACTGGAGAAAATTCCTTCCGGTTTTTTTAGAGACATGATGTGGCGGAGGCTGGGTGAAATGACGGCGTCCAGATTGGTGGATGTTCCTGAAAATACGGCTACACTTAGGCCACTGGGTGAGAGGGGGGCGGGCAAGTTCAATCAAAAAAGGCCCAGCTTGGCGCGGCGGGTTTTGGCGTTGCTGATTCAGCATCCAAATTTACAGCAGGTAGCCGTTCGCCGGGAATTAAGCCTTGATGGCTTGCAATATGCCGGGCAGGAGTTGATGGATGATGTTTTACGCAAAATTGCCCTTGAAAAACCGGAAAACGGCGCAATTTTATTGGAGGCTTATCGCGGATCGTCTTATGAAAAGATGGTGACGGCTTTGGCTGGCATGGAGCTTAATGTGCCTGAAGGGGGGGAGGAGGCCGAATTTTCCGGCGCTCTAACCCAGTTACGAAGGCAGGCTAGGCAAGAAAAATTGGGTGAGTTATTGGCGAAGGAGGGCCGTGACGGACTGACTATTGAAGAAAAACAGGTATTGCGGACATTGCTGAAAGAAACTTTGTAG
- a CDS encoding adenosylmethionine--8-amino-7-oxononanoate transaminase produces the protein MNNQTLVKRDLAVLWHPCSQMKDHEQLPLIPIKSGRGVWLEDFDGNRYLDAISSWWVNLFGHANPLINQAVKAQLDTLEHVILGGFTHQAAVELAEKLVEITPPGLQKCFYADNGSSAIEIALKMSFHYWRNLGQSQKAKFITLENSYHGETLGALAVGNVALYKDTYGPLLMDVISVASPDCYNREAGESWRDYSIRRFADMEQTLARYADTVCAVIVEPLVQCAGGMRMYDPVYLTLLREACDKYRVHLIADEIAVGFGRTGTLFACEQATISPDFMCLSKGLTGGYLPLSAVLTTDTVYQAFYDDYQNLTAFLHSHSYTGNALGCRAALATIGLFQSQDVLVNNRRLALAMGKAAERFKQHPHVAEVRQTGMILAIELVKNRQTREAYPWQQRRGLKVYRYALSKGVLLRPLGNVIYFMPPYVISESEIELMAEVAWHGIQLATQD, from the coding sequence ATGAATAATCAAACCCTAGTTAAGCGCGATTTGGCGGTACTCTGGCATCCCTGCAGCCAAATGAAGGACCATGAACAGCTGCCGTTAATTCCGATTAAATCCGGGCGAGGCGTGTGGCTGGAAGATTTCGACGGTAACCGCTATTTGGACGCCATCAGTTCCTGGTGGGTAAACCTGTTCGGGCATGCCAATCCGCTGATCAATCAGGCTGTTAAAGCCCAACTGGATACCTTGGAACATGTCATCTTGGGCGGTTTTACCCATCAGGCGGCAGTCGAACTGGCGGAAAAACTGGTGGAAATTACGCCGCCGGGGTTGCAAAAATGTTTTTACGCGGACAACGGGTCCTCCGCGATCGAAATCGCCTTGAAGATGAGTTTTCATTATTGGCGGAATCTTGGGCAAAGCCAAAAAGCCAAATTCATTACCCTGGAAAACAGTTACCACGGCGAAACCCTGGGTGCGTTGGCGGTAGGTAATGTGGCTTTATATAAGGATACCTACGGGCCGCTGTTGATGGACGTGATCAGCGTTGCCAGCCCGGACTGCTATAACCGGGAAGCCGGTGAAAGTTGGCGAGATTATTCCATCCGCCGGTTTGCCGATATGGAGCAAACTTTGGCGCGTTATGCCGACACGGTCTGCGCGGTGATCGTCGAGCCATTGGTACAATGCGCCGGCGGTATGCGCATGTACGATCCGGTTTATTTGACATTATTGCGGGAAGCTTGCGACAAATACCGAGTGCATCTGATAGCCGATGAAATTGCAGTCGGTTTTGGCCGTACCGGCACGCTGTTTGCCTGTGAGCAGGCGACTATCAGCCCGGACTTTATGTGCTTGTCCAAAGGCCTGACCGGCGGCTATTTGCCATTATCGGCGGTATTAACTACGGATACGGTTTATCAGGCGTTTTACGACGATTATCAAAATCTGACGGCGTTTTTGCATTCGCATAGTTATACGGGTAATGCCCTGGGCTGTCGGGCGGCGCTGGCGACTATCGGTTTGTTTCAAAGTCAGGATGTGCTAGTCAATAATCGCCGATTGGCCTTAGCGATGGGAAAAGCCGCCGAACGCTTTAAACAGCATCCGCATGTTGCCGAAGTTCGGCAAACCGGCATGATTCTCGCCATCGAGTTGGTTAAAAACCGACAGACGCGCGAAGCGTATCCCTGGCAGCAACGCCGTGGATTAAAAGTCTACCGGTATGCACTTTCCAAAGGCGTGCTCTTGCGTCCATTGGGTAATGTCATTTATTTTATGCCGCCCTATGTAATAAGCGAATCGGAGATAGAATTGATGGCCGAAGTGGCTTGGCATGGTATCCAGCTGGCGACCCAAGACTGA
- a CDS encoding 16S rRNA (uracil(1498)-N(3))-methyltransferase has protein sequence MRVSRLYVNAPLNVGGRIELDEEAAHYVRSVLRLKQGEAMVLFNGQGGEYLSCFSEVSRKTVRLEIEQFSDRDVESPLAVTLGVGISRGDRMDWAVQKAVELGVTQLTPLFTERCVTKLNDDKKQQRLRHWQHIVQHAAEQSGRTRVPAMDEIAELSEWVCRQQGLRVFLDPYATRSLADCQPENNQITLLSGPEGGFSERERQIAKAAGFVPVRMGARILRTETAVLSALSAVQTLWGDFR, from the coding sequence ATGCGCGTGTCCCGTTTATATGTCAATGCACCGCTCAACGTCGGTGGTCGTATAGAGCTGGACGAAGAAGCGGCGCATTATGTGCGTAGCGTGTTACGGCTCAAACAAGGTGAGGCCATGGTATTGTTCAATGGCCAAGGTGGAGAGTACCTGAGCTGTTTCAGCGAAGTCAGCCGCAAAACGGTGCGGCTGGAGATCGAACAATTCTCGGATCGCGACGTGGAGTCTCCGTTGGCGGTGACATTGGGTGTGGGGATCTCCCGTGGCGATCGTATGGACTGGGCGGTACAAAAGGCGGTGGAGTTGGGGGTGACTCAATTAACGCCGTTGTTCACCGAACGCTGCGTGACCAAACTCAACGACGACAAAAAGCAGCAGCGCCTGCGCCATTGGCAACATATTGTGCAGCATGCCGCCGAACAGTCGGGGCGTACCCGTGTGCCGGCAATGGATGAAATTGCCGAGTTGTCGGAATGGGTTTGCAGGCAGCAGGGGTTACGGGTATTTTTAGATCCTTATGCGACTCGAAGCCTGGCGGATTGCCAGCCGGAAAACAACCAAATCACCCTGTTATCCGGTCCGGAAGGCGGTTTCAGCGAGCGTGAAAGGCAAATTGCCAAGGCTGCCGGCTTTGTGCCGGTCAGGATGGGGGCGCGGATTTTGCGCACCGAAACCGCCGTGTTGTCGGCATTAAGCGCTGTGCAAACGCTATGGGGGGACTTTCGTTGA
- the tsaD gene encoding tRNA (adenosine(37)-N6)-threonylcarbamoyltransferase complex transferase subunit TsaD, translating into MYVLGIETSCDETAVAIYHAKKGLIAHTLHSQILTHNEYGGVVPELASRDHVRKLIPLINQVLLESRINASAINGIAYTAGPGLMGALLVGATTARSLAWAWQKPAIAVHHMEGHLLAPMLEEQSPEFPFVALLISGGHTLLIEVSGVGQYCLLGESLDDAAGEAFDKTAKLLGLDYPGGPALSNLASQGKPRFKFPRPMTDRPGLDFSFSGLKTFTLNTYNTSNQAQQDKADIAFAFQQAMAETLAIKCKRALHQTSLSRLVVAGGVSANQEIRRQLEQMCEKSGAQIFFPRPEFCTDNGAMIAYAGCLRLQAGQTQGLEIFARPRWPMNELLNL; encoded by the coding sequence ATGTACGTTTTAGGCATAGAAACCTCATGCGACGAAACCGCCGTTGCCATTTACCACGCCAAAAAAGGGTTAATCGCCCACACTCTGCACAGCCAAATACTGACGCATAACGAGTATGGCGGCGTAGTGCCGGAGCTGGCATCACGGGACCATGTACGAAAATTAATCCCACTTATCAACCAGGTTTTATTGGAAAGCCGGATAAACGCATCCGCCATCAACGGCATTGCATACACAGCGGGCCCGGGATTAATGGGCGCCTTACTCGTCGGCGCCACGACAGCCCGCAGTCTGGCATGGGCGTGGCAAAAACCGGCTATTGCCGTACATCATATGGAAGGGCACCTACTCGCCCCCATGCTGGAAGAACAATCGCCGGAATTTCCTTTTGTTGCGCTGCTAATCTCCGGCGGACACACCTTACTGATTGAAGTTTCCGGCGTGGGCCAGTATTGCCTGCTGGGCGAATCCCTTGACGACGCAGCCGGAGAAGCCTTTGATAAAACCGCCAAACTTCTGGGGCTTGATTATCCGGGCGGCCCGGCTCTGTCCAATCTGGCCAGCCAAGGCAAGCCGCGCTTTAAATTTCCCCGCCCCATGACCGACAGACCTGGACTGGATTTTAGTTTCAGCGGCCTGAAAACCTTTACTTTAAACACCTACAACACCAGCAATCAGGCTCAGCAGGACAAAGCCGATATTGCTTTCGCATTTCAACAGGCGATGGCCGAAACGCTTGCCATCAAATGCAAGCGCGCATTACATCAAACCAGCTTAAGCCGCTTAGTCGTCGCCGGCGGCGTTAGCGCCAATCAGGAGATTCGCCGGCAGTTAGAGCAGATGTGCGAAAAATCAGGCGCACAAATTTTCTTCCCTCGCCCGGAATTTTGCACCGATAACGGAGCCATGATTGCCTATGCCGGCTGCCTACGCCTACAGGCCGGCCAAACTCAAGGTCTTGAAATTTTTGCCCGCCCCCGCTGGCCGATGAATGAATTGCTGAACCTATAA
- the rpsU gene encoding 30S ribosomal protein S21, producing the protein MPSVKVKENEHFDIAIRRFKRACEKAGVLAEVRRREFYEKPTTERKRKGAAAVKRHLKKLARERYALKNLRRGRPQT; encoded by the coding sequence ATGCCATCAGTTAAAGTTAAAGAAAACGAACATTTCGATATCGCCATTCGCCGTTTCAAACGTGCCTGTGAAAAAGCGGGTGTGTTGGCGGAAGTACGTCGTCGCGAGTTTTATGAAAAACCAACTACCGAACGTAAACGTAAAGGTGCCGCAGCCGTTAAACGTCATTTGAAAAAATTGGCGCGTGAGCGTTATGCATTGAAAAATTTGCGTCGTGGCCGTCCGCAAACTTAA
- the ahcY gene encoding adenosylhomocysteinase, with product MSQTDYKVADISLADWGRKEINIAETEMPGLMALRAEFGAQQPLKGARIAGCLHMTIQTAVLIETLTALGAEVRWSSCNIFSTQDHAAAAIAAAGIPVFAWKGETEAEAEWCIEQTILGPDGWRPNMILDDGGDLTVMMHNNFPELMADVKGLSEETTTGVLRLTEMVAKGTLKVPAFNVNDSVTKSKFDNLYGCRESLVDGIKRATDVMVAGKIAVVCGYGDVGKGCAQSLRGLGATVLITEIDPICALQAAMEGYRVVTMEEAAPIANIFVTATGNVGVITHEHMKAMRDQAIVCNIGHFDSEIEIAAIRQYTWENIKPQVDHVIFPDGKRIIVLAEGRLVNLGCATGHPSFVMSNSFCNQVLAQLELWTNAGSYENKVYVLPKKLDEKVARAHLAQIGVKLTQLSAEQAAYINVPVDGPYKPDHYRY from the coding sequence ATGAGTCAAACCGATTACAAAGTCGCCGATATTAGCTTGGCGGACTGGGGCCGGAAGGAAATCAATATTGCCGAAACCGAAATGCCGGGTCTGATGGCTTTGCGTGCCGAATTCGGCGCACAACAGCCTTTAAAAGGCGCGCGTATTGCCGGTTGTTTGCACATGACTATCCAAACAGCGGTACTGATCGAAACTCTGACTGCGTTAGGAGCCGAAGTACGCTGGTCGTCTTGCAACATCTTCTCGACCCAAGATCATGCGGCGGCGGCTATTGCCGCAGCGGGTATTCCGGTGTTTGCTTGGAAAGGCGAAACCGAAGCCGAAGCCGAATGGTGTATCGAACAAACGATTCTTGGCCCTGACGGCTGGCGTCCGAACATGATCCTGGACGACGGTGGCGACCTGACCGTGATGATGCACAACAACTTTCCGGAGTTGATGGCGGATGTGAAAGGTTTGTCCGAAGAAACCACCACCGGCGTATTGCGTTTGACCGAAATGGTTGCTAAAGGCACTTTGAAAGTACCGGCATTCAACGTCAACGACTCGGTCACCAAATCCAAATTCGACAATCTGTACGGTTGCCGGGAATCCTTGGTTGACGGCATTAAACGCGCGACTGACGTGATGGTAGCCGGCAAAATTGCTGTAGTGTGCGGTTACGGCGATGTCGGTAAAGGTTGTGCGCAATCCCTGCGCGGCTTGGGCGCTACCGTGCTGATTACCGAAATCGACCCAATTTGCGCCTTGCAGGCGGCCATGGAAGGTTATCGCGTGGTAACCATGGAAGAAGCGGCACCGATCGCTAACATCTTTGTTACCGCCACCGGTAATGTGGGCGTAATTACCCATGAGCACATGAAAGCCATGCGCGATCAGGCTATCGTCTGCAATATCGGCCATTTCGACTCCGAAATCGAAATCGCCGCTATTCGCCAATACACCTGGGAAAACATCAAACCGCAAGTCGACCACGTCATCTTCCCGGACGGTAAACGCATCATCGTATTGGCGGAAGGCCGTTTAGTGAATTTGGGTTGTGCCACTGGCCATCCGAGCTTTGTGATGTCCAATTCATTCTGTAATCAAGTGTTGGCGCAACTCGAATTGTGGACCAACGCCGGTAGCTACGAAAACAAAGTCTACGTATTGCCGAAAAAACTGGACGAAAAAGTCGCCCGCGCGCATTTGGCGCAAATCGGCGTCAAACTGACCCAGTTAAGTGCCGAGCAAGCGGCTTATATCAACGTGCCTGTCGACGGACCGTATAAACCTGATCATTACCGTTATTAA